From a single Amyelois transitella isolate CPQ chromosome 18, ilAmyTran1.1, whole genome shotgun sequence genomic region:
- the LOC106136165 gene encoding uncharacterized protein LOC106136165: protein MASRSCVQCEIYILAGKKKSSSDSKDRSSSSSLEMLNWKNEWREHWIQKKFEAINSSYLPGDQVNMVAARPWGVPCGDPNQHDMPWGTCMMPMECDAEYRIYRGDYNCGRTQFVCCALQLTAYDMYQGFDLSFEDSGLATDSKEKRGKAKGSKESFKKHKAREKRRRQAARKRRKRLIRRQIKKIQREIRKIINRQDRNASKARKRKTKQLKKFIEMLKRQYKKDQKAVQDIHEHEIIKIDDALMKKLNEILQMNQDFIKNETFRDIIVNGTLNRQMARMLMEAYPELESYINVNVKRRSGSLDYLDYDVEYGMFYY, encoded by the exons ATGGCGTCGCGTAGCTGTGTACAGtgtgaaatttatatattggCAGGAAAAAAGAAGAGTTCGTCGGATTCCAAAGATCGCAGTTCCAGCTCTAGCTTGGAGATGCTCAACTGGAAGAATGAGTGGAGGGAGCATTGGATCCAGAAGAAATTTGAAGCCATCAACTCGTCCTATTTGCCTGGGGACCAAGTGAATATGGTCGCGGCGA GGCCTTGGGGAGTCCCTTGCGGTGATCCGAACCAACACGACATGCCCTGGGGTACCTGCATGATGCCCATGGAATGCGACGCCGAGTACCGCATCTACCGAGGGGACTACAACTGCGGTCGGACTCAGTTCGTCTGCTGCGCCTTGCAGCTCACCGCCTACGACATGTACCAGGGATTCGACTTATCCTTCGAAGATTCGGGCTTAGCAACAGATTCCAAAGAGAAGAGAGGCAAAGCGAAAGGATCCAAAGAAAGCTTCAAGAAACACAAAGCGCGGGAAAAGCGGAGACGGCAAGCTGCCAGAAAAAGGCGAAAGAGGCTAATCAGAAGGCAGATAAAGAAAATACAGAGAGAAATAAGGAAGATCATTAACAGACAGGACAGGAATGCGTCGAAAGCGCGAAAGAGGAAGACTAAACAGCTCAAGAAGTTTATAGAGATGTTGAAAcgccagtacaaaaaagaccAGAAAGCCGTACAAGATATACACGAGCACGAGATAATAAAGATAGATGATGCGTTGATGAAGAAACTGAACGAGATCCTCCAAATGAATCAGGATTTTATTAAGAACGAAACATTCAGGGATATAATCGTGAATGGGACTCTGAACAGGCAAATGGCGAGGATGCTGATGGAAGCATATCCCGAGTTGGAGTCGTACATCAATGTTAATGTGAAGCGGCGGAGCGGGTCGCTTGATTATCTCGATTACGATGTGGAGTACGGTATGTTTTATTACTGA